A region of Burkholderiales bacterium JOSHI_001 DNA encodes the following proteins:
- a CDS encoding cytochrome c oxidase, cbb3-type, subunit III (PFAM: Cytochrome c~TIGRFAM: cytochrome c oxidase, cbb3-type, subunit III): protein MSDFVNSGWAMYVAALTVLSLVFCLVLLAIASKRKVMANDNTTGHVWDEDLQELNNPLPRWWMWLFIATVGFAVAYLFLYPGLGTYQGSFKWSSVGQWQAEQDKAHQTMAPVYERFKTMSAADLAKDSQAMGIGERLFVNNCAGCHGSDARGSKGFPNLADNDWLWGADKVVETITKGRQGMMPPMVAAVGTPEDVKNVANYVLSLSGSAHNNIAAELGKAKFGACAACHGPDGKGNPAMGAPNLTDKTWLHGFGEDAIAAMVNNGKTNVMPAFEQRLSPEQIQVLAAWVLSRSHGTAVAAK from the coding sequence ATGAGCGATTTTGTGAACAGCGGCTGGGCGATGTACGTCGCCGCCCTGACCGTGCTGAGCCTGGTCTTCTGCCTGGTGCTGCTGGCCATTGCCAGCAAGCGCAAGGTGATGGCCAACGACAACACCACAGGCCACGTCTGGGACGAGGACCTGCAGGAGTTGAACAACCCGCTGCCGCGCTGGTGGATGTGGCTGTTCATCGCCACCGTCGGCTTTGCCGTCGCCTATCTCTTCCTCTACCCCGGGCTGGGCACCTACCAGGGCAGCTTCAAGTGGAGCAGCGTCGGCCAGTGGCAGGCCGAGCAGGACAAGGCCCACCAGACCATGGCGCCGGTGTATGAGCGCTTCAAGACCATGAGCGCGGCCGACCTGGCCAAGGACAGCCAGGCCATGGGCATTGGCGAGCGCCTGTTCGTCAACAACTGCGCCGGCTGCCATGGCTCGGACGCCCGCGGCAGCAAGGGCTTCCCGAACCTGGCCGACAACGACTGGCTGTGGGGCGCTGACAAGGTCGTGGAGACCATCACCAAGGGCCGCCAGGGCATGATGCCCCCGATGGTGGCGGCGGTGGGCACGCCCGAAGACGTGAAGAACGTGGCCAACTACGTGCTCAGCCTGTCGGGCAGCGCGCACAACAACATTGCGGCCGAACTGGGCAAGGCCAAGTTCGGGGCCTGTGCCGCCTGCCACGGGCCGGACGGCAAGGGCAACCCGGCGATGGGTGCGCCCAACCTGACCGACAAGACCTGGTTGCATGGCTTCGGTGAAGACGCCATCGCGGCGATGGTGAACAATGGCAAGACCAACGTCATGCCGGCGTTCGAGCAGCGCCTGTCGCCCGAGCAGATCCAGGTGCTGGCGGCCTGGGTGCTGAGCCGTTCGCACGGCACGGCAGTGGCCGCGAAGTGA
- a CDS encoding DMT(drug/metabolite transporter) superfamily permease (PFAM: EamA-like transporter family~manually curated) encodes MCSSPSHRLPALRGGLVALLAALLFGASTPLVQRFGTGLGSFSTAALLYAGAAWAGALLRRPVGVEARVRAGDARRLSLMALFGAVIGPVALAWGLQHTSAAGASLMLTLEAVFTAVLARLWYRETLGRRVGLALLLLTLGGMALVLDRAESGTTPVLGLLAVMLATAAWAVDNTLSRAVAERDPGQVVMCKGALGASATTLLAFAFGEPMPAPGPALGLLAVGASGYGLSLRLYLLAQRSFGAARTGSVFAFAPFVGAALAFVMGERGGSAWMWAGAALMVAGIVLHLAERHAHSHQHEPMEHEHAHTHDDGHHTHVHAPMPAGSHSHLHRHEALQHSHAHVPDEHHAHRHD; translated from the coding sequence ATGTGCTCTTCGCCGTCACATCGGCTGCCCGCCTTGCGCGGCGGCCTGGTCGCCCTCTTGGCTGCCCTGCTGTTCGGCGCCAGCACGCCGCTGGTCCAGCGTTTTGGCACGGGCCTTGGCAGCTTCTCGACGGCAGCCTTGCTTTACGCCGGGGCGGCCTGGGCAGGCGCACTGCTGCGTCGCCCGGTTGGCGTCGAGGCTCGCGTTCGGGCGGGCGATGCCAGGCGGCTGTCGCTGATGGCGCTGTTCGGCGCGGTCATCGGCCCGGTGGCGCTCGCCTGGGGGCTGCAGCACACCAGCGCGGCAGGGGCCTCGCTCATGCTCACGCTCGAAGCCGTCTTCACGGCCGTGCTGGCGCGGCTGTGGTACCGGGAAACGCTTGGTCGCCGCGTCGGGCTGGCCTTGTTGCTGCTGACGCTCGGTGGCATGGCGCTGGTGCTTGACCGCGCCGAATCCGGCACGACACCCGTGCTGGGCTTGCTGGCCGTGATGCTGGCCACCGCCGCATGGGCTGTGGACAACACCCTGTCCAGGGCGGTCGCCGAACGCGACCCAGGCCAGGTCGTGATGTGCAAGGGCGCCTTGGGCGCATCCGCGACCACGCTGCTTGCCTTCGCCTTCGGTGAACCGATGCCGGCGCCTGGGCCGGCCCTTGGCCTGCTGGCGGTCGGCGCTAGCGGCTACGGCCTGAGTCTTCGCTTGTACCTGCTGGCCCAGCGTTCATTCGGTGCGGCTCGCACAGGCTCGGTGTTCGCGTTCGCGCCTTTCGTCGGGGCCGCCTTGGCCTTCGTGATGGGCGAACGCGGCGGCAGCGCCTGGATGTGGGCCGGCGCTGCCCTGATGGTGGCCGGCATCGTGCTGCACCTGGCCGAGCGCCACGCGCACAGCCACCAGCACGAGCCCATGGAGCATGAACACGCGCACACGCACGACGACGGCCATCACACCCATGTCCATGCGCCGATGCCGGCCGGGTCGCACAGCCACCTTCACCGGCATGAAGCCTTGCAGCATTCGCATGCGCACGTGCCGGACGAGCACCACGCGCACCGCCATGACTGA
- a CDS encoding cytochrome c oxidase accessory protein FixG (PFAM: Ubp3 associated protein Bre5~TIGRFAM: cytochrome c oxidase accessory protein FixG) — translation MSEPATAGAVPAGSPPEPASDDAVVAVVSLYQKQKKIYARAVSGWFAGWRWALVWATQLLFYGLPWLQWNGRQAVLFDLGARRFYIGGLVLYPQDFIYLTGLLIVSAYALFLFTAVAGRLWCGYACPQTVYTEIFMWIERHIEGDRQARMKLDDGPWTGNKLWRKTAKQVVWIAFGLWTGFTLVGYFTPIKTLWAEALVLGFGPWEWFWVLFYGFATYGNAGFMREQVCKYMCPYARFQSAMFDKDTLIISYDAERGEPRGSRGRKADPKKLGLGECIDCTLCVQVCPTGIDIRKGLQYECIGCAACIDVCDGVMDKMNYPRGLIRYDTQNGLAQHLNWRQKLARIFRPRVMVYTAVLVLIVSGLLVSLGLRTTFKVDVVRDRASLARIVDEGRIENLYRLQIMNATEASHRFRVQVKGLPGIALGEPVDVKLAPAEAHWVTVGVQVTPEAAQQAGAGAHPITFRIDRLATNADAGDAASIEEKSTFVVPR, via the coding sequence ATGAGTGAACCCGCCACCGCCGGTGCCGTGCCGGCAGGCTCCCCGCCGGAGCCGGCATCGGACGACGCGGTGGTGGCCGTCGTCTCGCTGTACCAGAAGCAGAAGAAGATCTACGCCCGCGCGGTCAGCGGCTGGTTCGCCGGCTGGCGCTGGGCCCTGGTGTGGGCCACGCAGCTGCTGTTCTACGGCCTGCCCTGGCTGCAGTGGAATGGCCGCCAGGCGGTGCTGTTCGACCTGGGCGCGCGGCGCTTCTACATTGGGGGGCTGGTCCTGTACCCGCAGGACTTCATCTACCTCACCGGCCTGTTGATCGTCAGCGCCTACGCGCTGTTCCTGTTCACCGCCGTGGCCGGGCGCTTGTGGTGCGGCTATGCCTGCCCGCAGACGGTGTACACCGAAATCTTCATGTGGATCGAGCGCCACATCGAGGGCGACCGCCAGGCGCGCATGAAGCTCGACGACGGCCCGTGGACCGGCAACAAGCTCTGGCGCAAGACCGCCAAGCAGGTGGTCTGGATCGCCTTCGGCCTGTGGACCGGCTTCACCCTGGTGGGCTATTTCACGCCCATCAAGACCTTGTGGGCCGAGGCCCTGGTGCTGGGTTTCGGGCCCTGGGAATGGTTCTGGGTGCTGTTCTACGGCTTCGCCACCTATGGCAACGCCGGCTTCATGCGCGAGCAGGTGTGCAAGTACATGTGCCCCTACGCGCGCTTCCAGAGTGCGATGTTCGACAAGGACACGCTCATCATCAGCTACGACGCCGAGAGGGGCGAACCCCGAGGCAGCCGTGGCCGCAAGGCCGACCCCAAGAAGCTGGGCCTGGGTGAGTGCATCGACTGCACCCTGTGCGTGCAGGTGTGCCCCACCGGCATCGACATCCGCAAGGGCCTGCAGTACGAATGCATAGGCTGCGCCGCCTGCATCGACGTGTGCGACGGCGTGATGGACAAGATGAACTACCCGCGCGGGCTGATCCGCTACGACACCCAGAACGGCCTGGCCCAGCACCTGAACTGGCGCCAGAAGCTGGCGCGCATCTTCCGGCCGCGTGTGATGGTCTACACCGCGGTGCTGGTGCTCATCGTGTCGGGCCTGCTGGTGAGCCTGGGCCTGCGCACCACCTTCAAGGTGGACGTGGTGCGCGACCGCGCGTCGCTGGCGCGCATCGTCGACGAAGGCCGCATCGAGAACCTGTACCGCCTGCAGATCATGAACGCCACCGAGGCCAGCCACCGCTTCCGCGTGCAGGTCAAGGGCCTGCCGGGCATCGCTCTTGGCGAGCCGGTGGATGTGAAGTTGGCGCCCGCCGAAGCCCATTGGGTGACGGTGGGCGTGCAGGTGACGCCCGAAGCCGCGCAACAGGCCGGCGCCGGGGCACACCCCATCACTTTCCGCATTGACCGCCTGGCCACCAACGCCGATGCTGGCGACGCCGCCAGCATTGAAGAAAAATCCACTTTCGTGGTGCCGCGCTGA
- a CDS encoding putative hydrolase or acyltransferase of alpha/beta superfamily (PFAM: alpha/beta hydrolase fold): protein MTPSATPLPATAPFAGALGGAAAGRMASPEAPVPAESTPADTVRLHIDDSGGQGRAVVLIHGWPLSAQAWELQVSALRDAGYRVVAYDRRGFGRSDKPSSGYGYDTLADDLQRVIDQCGLQDVTLVGFSMGGGEVARYAARHGESRLHSVVFAAAVPPCLMKSEDNPDGPLTPDKAQEKRAAFERDRSAYFDQFTTAFFSANGVLQVSESQRREALALCEQSAQHAALACMDAFATTDFRADLKKLTLPTLVIHGAADAIVPIEGSGLRTHHAVRQSRLIKVNGAPHGLNVSHAPAFNDALRSFLLT, encoded by the coding sequence ATGACCCCTTCCGCCACCCCACTGCCGGCCACCGCGCCGTTTGCCGGCGCATTGGGCGGCGCTGCCGCTGGCCGCATGGCAAGTCCGGAGGCGCCGGTCCCTGCCGAATCAACGCCCGCCGACACCGTGCGCCTGCACATCGACGACAGCGGTGGCCAGGGTCGAGCGGTGGTGCTGATCCATGGCTGGCCCCTGTCGGCCCAGGCCTGGGAACTTCAGGTGTCGGCGCTGCGTGATGCTGGCTATCGCGTGGTGGCCTATGACCGCCGGGGCTTCGGCCGATCGGACAAGCCATCGTCCGGTTACGGCTACGACACGCTGGCCGACGATCTGCAACGCGTCATCGACCAGTGCGGGCTGCAGGATGTGACGCTGGTGGGCTTCTCGATGGGCGGCGGGGAAGTGGCGCGCTATGCCGCCAGGCATGGTGAATCGCGCTTGCACAGCGTGGTGTTCGCTGCGGCCGTGCCACCCTGCCTGATGAAATCCGAAGACAACCCCGACGGCCCCCTCACGCCCGACAAGGCGCAGGAGAAGAGGGCGGCGTTCGAACGGGATCGCAGCGCCTACTTCGACCAGTTCACGACGGCCTTTTTCTCAGCCAACGGGGTGCTGCAGGTGTCCGAGTCGCAGCGTCGCGAGGCGCTGGCCCTGTGCGAGCAGTCGGCGCAGCACGCAGCGCTGGCCTGCATGGACGCTTTCGCGACCACCGACTTCCGTGCCGACCTGAAGAAGCTGACGCTGCCCACGCTGGTGATCCATGGCGCAGCGGACGCCATCGTGCCCATCGAAGGGTCGGGCCTGCGGACCCACCATGCCGTGCGCCAGAGCAGGCTGATCAAGGTGAATGGCGCACCGCACGGCTTGAACGTGTCTCACGCGCCAGCGTTCAACGACGCTCTGCGGTCCTTCCTTCTGACGTGA
- a CDS encoding isocitrate dehydrogenase, NADP-dependent, prokaryotic type (PFAM: Isocitrate/isopropylmalate dehydrogenase~TIGRFAM: isocitrate dehydrogenase, NADP-dependent, prokaryotic type): MYQHVQVPEGGQKITVNADFSLNVPDHPIIPYIEGDGTGLDITPVMIKVVDAAVAKAYGGAKQIHWMEIYAGEKSTQVYGPDVWLPEETLQILREYVVSIKGPLTTPVGGGIRSLNVALRQELDLYVCLRPVQYFKGVPSPLKNPEKTNMVIFRENSEDIYAGIEYEAQSDKAKKLIKFLMDEMGVKKIRFPETSGIGIKPVSREGTERLVRKAIQYAIDNDKPNVTIVHKGNIMKFTEGGFRDWAYGLAQKEFGAQAIDGGPWCKFKNPKTGRDITIKDSIADAFLQQILLRPAEYSVIATLNLNGDYISDALAAQVGGIGIAPGANLSDSVACFEATHGTAPKYAGKDYVNPGSEILSAEMMLRHMGWTAAADLILVSMERAIASKKVTYDFARLMEGATQVSCSGFGRVMIDHM, encoded by the coding sequence ATGTACCAACACGTTCAGGTGCCCGAAGGCGGGCAGAAGATCACCGTCAACGCCGACTTTTCGTTGAACGTGCCCGACCACCCCATCATTCCCTACATCGAGGGCGACGGCACCGGGCTGGACATCACGCCGGTGATGATCAAGGTGGTGGACGCGGCGGTGGCCAAGGCCTACGGCGGGGCCAAGCAGATCCACTGGATGGAGATCTACGCCGGCGAAAAGAGCACCCAGGTCTACGGCCCCGATGTGTGGCTGCCGGAAGAGACGCTGCAGATCCTGCGCGAGTACGTGGTGTCCATCAAGGGCCCGCTCACCACCCCGGTGGGCGGCGGCATCCGCAGCCTGAACGTGGCGCTGCGCCAGGAACTGGACCTGTACGTGTGCCTGCGTCCGGTGCAGTACTTCAAGGGCGTGCCCAGCCCGCTGAAGAACCCGGAGAAGACCAACATGGTCATCTTCCGTGAGAACTCGGAAGACATCTACGCCGGCATCGAATACGAAGCGCAGAGCGACAAGGCCAAGAAGCTGATCAAGTTCCTGATGGACGAGATGGGGGTGAAGAAGATCCGCTTCCCTGAAACGTCGGGCATCGGCATCAAGCCGGTCAGCCGCGAGGGCACCGAGCGCCTGGTGCGCAAGGCCATCCAGTACGCCATCGACAACGACAAGCCCAACGTCACCATCGTGCACAAGGGCAACATCATGAAGTTCACCGAAGGGGGCTTCCGGGACTGGGCCTATGGCCTGGCCCAGAAGGAGTTTGGTGCGCAAGCCATCGACGGCGGCCCGTGGTGCAAGTTCAAGAACCCGAAGACCGGGCGCGACATCACCATCAAGGACAGCATCGCCGATGCCTTCCTGCAGCAGATCCTGCTGCGCCCGGCTGAATACTCCGTCATCGCCACGCTGAACCTGAACGGCGACTACATCTCCGACGCCTTGGCCGCGCAGGTGGGCGGCATCGGCATCGCCCCGGGCGCCAACCTGTCGGACAGCGTGGCCTGCTTCGAAGCCACCCACGGCACCGCACCCAAGTACGCCGGCAAGGACTATGTGAACCCGGGCTCCGAAATCCTGTCGGCCGAAATGATGCTGCGTCACATGGGCTGGACGGCCGCCGCGGACCTCATCCTGGTCAGCATGGAACGCGCCATCGCCAGCAAGAAGGTCACCTACGACTTCGCCCGGCTGATGGAAGGCGCCACCCAGGTGTCCTGCTCCGGTTTTGGGCGGGTGATGATCGACCACATGTGA
- a CDS encoding cAMP-binding protein (PFAM: Bacterial regulatory proteins, crp family; Cyclic nucleotide-binding domain), with protein sequence MNTPRERTDAFKVACSNCNLRELCLPVGLNRENLERLDTLVATRRTVGRGESLFRAGDEFQSLYAVRTGFFKTCVSSEDGRDQVTGFQMAGELLGLDGISNDRHSCDAVALEDSQVCVIPYNQLEDLSRDFTELQHQFHKIMSREIVRDHGVMLLLGSMRAEERLAAFLLNLTQRLQARGFSASALILRMTREEIGSYLGLKLETVSRTFSKFQDDGILEVKQRQIRIVDQAKLASLVNGANC encoded by the coding sequence ATGAACACCCCCCGCGAACGTACCGACGCCTTCAAAGTTGCCTGCTCCAACTGCAACCTGCGGGAGCTGTGCCTGCCGGTGGGGCTGAACCGCGAGAACCTGGAGCGCCTGGACACCCTGGTGGCCACCCGCCGTACCGTGGGGCGCGGCGAATCGCTGTTCCGCGCGGGCGATGAATTCCAGTCGCTCTATGCCGTGCGCACCGGCTTCTTCAAGACCTGCGTGTCCAGCGAAGACGGCCGCGACCAAGTCACCGGCTTCCAGATGGCGGGCGAACTGCTGGGCCTGGACGGCATCAGCAACGACCGCCATTCCTGCGACGCCGTGGCGCTGGAAGACAGCCAGGTCTGCGTCATCCCCTACAACCAGTTGGAAGACCTGTCGCGCGACTTCACCGAGTTGCAGCACCAGTTCCACAAGATCATGAGCCGCGAGATCGTGCGCGACCATGGCGTGATGCTGCTACTGGGCAGCATGCGCGCGGAAGAGCGCCTGGCCGCCTTCCTGCTGAACCTGACCCAGCGCCTGCAGGCGCGCGGCTTCTCGGCCAGCGCGCTGATCCTGCGCATGACGCGCGAGGAGATCGGCAGCTACCTGGGCCTGAAGCTGGAAACCGTGAGCCGCACCTTCAGCAAGTTCCAGGACGACGGCATCCTGGAAGTGAAGCAGCGGCAGATCCGCATCGTTGACCAGGCGAAACTCGCCTCACTGGTGAACGGCGCGAACTGTTGA
- a CDS encoding Cbb3-type cytochrome oxidase component FixQ (PFAM: Cbb3-type cytochrome oxidase component FixQ), with protein MDLNDIRSAVMVFSFAVFLGILRFTWSRRRRDEYGVAEQLPFMEEKEETAPQASTGARE; from the coding sequence ATGGACCTCAATGACATCCGCAGTGCGGTGATGGTGTTCTCGTTCGCCGTCTTCCTGGGCATCCTGCGCTTCACCTGGAGCCGTCGCCGGCGCGACGAGTATGGCGTCGCCGAGCAACTGCCCTTCATGGAAGAAAAAGAGGAAACCGCGCCGCAAGCATCGACTGGAGCCCGAGAATGA
- a CDS encoding oxygen-independent coproporphyrinogen III oxidase (PFAM: Radical SAM superfamily; HemN C-terminal region~TIGRFAM: oxygen-independent coproporphyrinogen III oxidase) translates to MDTRSDTQPPVLTEAMLQRLDVPGPRYTSYPTADRFVEAFGPNEYRQALRQRAEGATVGGKTPLSIYLHIPFCESVCYYCACNKVITKHHERATEYLDALEAEIDMHVAELGTGQGVSQLHFGGGTPTFLSDAELSRIFASLRRSFKLAPGAEISIEVDPRTATPMRLQFLASLGFNRISFGVQDFDPDVQAAVHRIQPFESVRDLMVAAREIGYESINADLIYGLPKQTPESFARTIARIGELKPDRIALYSYAHLPHRFKPQRRIHAEQLPPPQHRVAMLGGAIQGFLDFGYTYIGMDHFALPGDALAAAKRQGRLHRNFQGYSTQPDCDLIALGVSSIGRMGATYSQNAKTLEDYYDAVRQGNFPTVRGLALTRDDLVRRAVIMSLMCQGRVEFESIELAHLIRFGDYFKNELQEMQGLADMDLVTMSNDSIQVTPTGWYFVRAVAMTFDRHLRADRVRERFSRII, encoded by the coding sequence ATGGACACCCGATCCGACACCCAACCCCCCGTGCTCACCGAGGCCATGTTGCAGCGGCTGGACGTTCCCGGCCCCCGTTACACCTCGTATCCCACGGCCGATCGTTTCGTCGAGGCTTTCGGCCCCAACGAGTACCGGCAGGCCTTGCGCCAGCGCGCGGAAGGGGCCACGGTGGGCGGCAAGACGCCGTTGTCCATCTACCTGCACATCCCCTTCTGCGAGTCGGTCTGCTATTACTGCGCCTGCAACAAGGTCATCACCAAGCACCACGAGCGCGCCACCGAATACCTGGACGCCCTGGAAGCCGAGATCGACATGCACGTGGCCGAACTCGGCACCGGGCAGGGCGTCTCGCAACTGCACTTCGGCGGCGGAACGCCCACCTTCCTGTCCGACGCGGAGCTGTCGCGCATCTTTGCGTCGCTGCGGCGGTCGTTCAAGCTGGCACCCGGGGCCGAAATCTCCATCGAGGTGGACCCCCGCACCGCCACGCCGATGCGGCTGCAGTTCCTGGCCTCGCTGGGCTTCAACCGCATCAGCTTCGGGGTGCAGGACTTCGACCCCGATGTGCAAGCGGCGGTGCACCGCATCCAGCCCTTCGAGTCGGTGCGCGACCTGATGGTTGCGGCGCGCGAGATCGGCTACGAATCCATCAACGCCGACCTGATCTACGGCCTGCCCAAGCAGACCCCGGAGTCCTTCGCCCGCACCATCGCGCGCATCGGCGAGCTGAAGCCCGACCGCATCGCGCTGTACTCCTACGCCCACCTGCCGCACCGCTTCAAGCCGCAGCGGCGCATCCACGCCGAGCAGTTGCCGCCGCCGCAGCACCGCGTGGCCATGCTGGGCGGGGCCATCCAGGGCTTCCTGGACTTCGGCTACACCTACATCGGCATGGACCACTTCGCGTTGCCGGGTGACGCGCTGGCCGCCGCCAAGCGCCAGGGCCGGCTGCACCGCAACTTCCAGGGCTACAGCACACAGCCCGATTGCGACCTGATCGCCCTGGGCGTGTCGTCCATCGGCCGCATGGGCGCCACTTATAGCCAGAACGCCAAGACGCTGGAGGACTACTACGACGCCGTGCGCCAGGGCAATTTCCCCACGGTGCGCGGCCTGGCGCTGACGCGCGACGACCTCGTGCGCCGTGCGGTCATCATGAGCCTGATGTGCCAGGGGCGCGTAGAGTTCGAGTCCATCGAACTGGCGCACCTGATCCGCTTTGGCGACTACTTCAAGAACGAACTGCAGGAAATGCAGGGCCTGGCCGACATGGACCTGGTCACCATGAGCAACGACTCCATCCAGGTCACGCCCACGGGTTGGTACTTCGTGCGTGCCGTGGCCATGACCTTCGACCGCCACCTGCGCGCCGACCGCGTGCGCGAACGCTTCTCGCGCATCATCTGA